The following are from one region of the Paenibacillus sp. KS-LC4 genome:
- a CDS encoding TerC family protein: MDWLTNFFTSIVENYGHFFDWNAVVTTLSDPVSWGIIGTLIILEGLLSADNALVLAVMVKHLPKEQQKRALFYGILGAYIFRFLAIGFGTYLVTFTAVKFLGAAYLLYIAYKGLFKGGGEDSVENKGQSFWRTVIAVELMDIAFSIDSVIAAFGVSKEVWVLFLGGILGVLMMRGVAQVFLKLIEKIPELEKTAFFLIALIAVKMILGAFHIEIPHLYFFALIGLLFGGTIVFSLMRQKKGTSNSN, from the coding sequence GTGGACTGGCTAACGAATTTTTTCACAAGCATTGTGGAGAACTACGGGCATTTCTTTGATTGGAATGCAGTAGTAACTACTCTCTCCGACCCTGTCAGCTGGGGAATTATTGGAACACTGATTATATTGGAAGGACTTTTGTCCGCCGATAATGCGCTTGTGCTCGCGGTTATGGTTAAGCATTTACCGAAGGAGCAGCAGAAGAGAGCTTTGTTTTATGGTATTTTGGGCGCTTATATTTTCAGGTTTCTGGCGATTGGTTTTGGTACCTATTTGGTTACGTTCACAGCCGTCAAATTCCTAGGTGCAGCTTATCTCTTGTACATCGCTTATAAAGGCTTGTTCAAGGGCGGCGGCGAAGACAGTGTTGAAAACAAAGGGCAATCTTTCTGGAGAACGGTTATCGCTGTAGAATTAATGGATATTGCATTCAGTATCGATAGCGTTATCGCGGCATTTGGCGTCAGCAAGGAAGTATGGGTATTGTTCCTTGGCGGTATTCTTGGCGTTCTGATGATGCGCGGCGTGGCCCAAGTATTCCTCAAGCTGATTGAGAAAATTCCTGAGCTGGAAAAAACGGCATTTTTCCTCATTGCGCTGATTGCAGTTAAAATGATTTTGGGGGCCTTCCATATCGAAATCCCTCACCTTTATTTCTTCGCTCTGATTGGTCTTCTATTCGGCGGTACAATCGTATTTAGCCTGATGAGACAAAAGAAGGGTACTTCAAACAGCAACTAG
- a CDS encoding phosphoribosyltransferase family protein translates to MKNNILSPYSQAKSKHTYNILDNLKVTVTVTANPFGLSPDTLFAMAARMNKKRAFLFVSKVLGKHLPVNPYTSLLSGSALSLLLYKRYAQDEQQHRLANELLAAAIEGLTKPERSEQVYHQVIDAKLKLPEQALFIGFAETATALGHSMFRVFSANCTYLHTTREQIPAMESLISFEEEHSHAVAHRCYALDAAFFNGKEPIVLVDDELTTGKTALNIIRDIQRQFPRQQYIVASLLDWRTEADEQRFVEAALELGVSIEVLSLMKGAIEAKGSSPEQVAASAQTRAEASASGRLNKMYLDELFELASYSSVDSAGVVNASPYVAGTGRFGVHSSDNGTLDASIAATGAQLRSMRVGERTLCLGTGEFMYIPMRIAAELGQGVFYHSTTRSPVHPINKPDYAIKSGQAFPSPEDEQVRNFFYNVGVSQYDDCFIFAERDWPEERFAPLLSALQTCGFKQINVIICGPSKGSHKEEMA, encoded by the coding sequence ATGAAGAACAACATTTTATCGCCTTACTCGCAAGCCAAGAGCAAGCATACGTATAACATTTTAGATAATCTTAAGGTTACGGTTACGGTGACAGCAAACCCATTCGGGTTATCGCCGGATACGCTGTTTGCTATGGCAGCGCGGATGAACAAGAAGCGGGCCTTTCTGTTTGTCAGCAAAGTGCTGGGCAAGCATCTGCCTGTTAATCCTTATACTTCGCTGCTAAGCGGTTCGGCTTTGTCTCTGCTGCTTTATAAACGGTACGCTCAGGACGAGCAGCAGCATAGGCTGGCTAATGAACTGCTTGCTGCTGCCATCGAAGGCTTGACTAAACCGGAGCGTTCTGAGCAGGTTTATCATCAAGTGATTGACGCAAAGCTTAAGCTGCCTGAACAGGCGTTGTTCATCGGTTTTGCTGAAACAGCAACTGCGCTTGGTCACAGCATGTTTCGCGTGTTCAGTGCGAATTGCACGTATCTTCACACGACCAGAGAGCAGATTCCGGCGATGGAATCGCTCATTAGCTTTGAAGAGGAGCATTCCCACGCAGTGGCCCATCGCTGCTACGCCTTGGATGCTGCTTTTTTTAACGGTAAAGAGCCAATCGTTCTCGTCGATGATGAGCTCACGACTGGTAAAACAGCCTTGAATATAATACGGGATATCCAAAGGCAATTTCCCCGTCAACAATATATAGTAGCTTCGCTGCTCGATTGGAGAACAGAAGCGGATGAGCAGCGTTTTGTAGAAGCCGCGCTGGAGCTTGGCGTATCCATTGAGGTTTTGTCGCTAATGAAGGGTGCTATCGAAGCGAAAGGAAGCTCGCCGGAGCAGGTAGCGGCCAGTGCACAGACGAGGGCTGAGGCGTCAGCAAGCGGTCGCCTGAATAAAATGTATTTGGACGAGCTGTTCGAGCTTGCATCCTACAGCTCGGTTGATTCAGCGGGAGTGGTGAATGCTTCGCCTTATGTGGCAGGAACGGGACGCTTCGGCGTTCATTCCAGCGATAATGGAACGCTTGATGCAAGCATTGCAGCGACTGGAGCTCAGCTGAGAAGTATGCGGGTGGGAGAACGCACATTATGTCTGGGCACGGGCGAGTTTATGTATATTCCGATGCGAATAGCAGCGGAGCTGGGGCAAGGTGTATTTTACCATTCAACGACGAGAAGCCCTGTGCATCCGATTAACAAGCCAGATTATGCGATTAAGTCGGGACAAGCGTTTCCATCACCGGAAGATGAGCAGGTGCGCAACTTTTTTTATAATGTCGGTGTCTCGCAATACGACGATTGTTTTATTTTTGCAGAGCGCGATTGGCCAGAGGAACGTTTTGCCCCCTTGCTGTCGGCGCTGCAAACATGTGGATTTAAGCAGATTAACGTCATTATTTGCGGTCCATCAAAGGGCAGTCATAAGGAGGAAATGGCATGA
- a CDS encoding HpcH/HpaI aldolase/citrate lyase family protein, producing the protein MRYFDYFTWEEEEAVFFSAPTPFDHTTERELLAYAVGAALYCPATRQTISEDILNRKHEGLTTMVIDLEDAVGDQLVEMAEDSLLQQIFRLSSFLKIGSLSREHLPLLFIRIRSAQQLARMIERLEEKISLITGFIFPKFTAANGEAYFSQIAAFNCQQSEGSPVLYGLPILETPAIIYRESRMEELLAIKQLLDRYKRYVLNVRIGATDFSSLFGLRRSKTMTIYDILPVRDCMADIINVFGRVDSSYVISGPVWEYFSSSKQAPVPSLFPLQPEQSSGRGERWPLRQSAAPETDGLLREVMMDKENGIIGKTIIHPSHIRPVQSLYAVTYEEYMDAQSIIASQNGYIGVLKSDYANKMNEVKPHMNWANRVIARSKIYGVLHEEQHFIALLASQEQAYV; encoded by the coding sequence ATGCGATACTTTGATTATTTTACCTGGGAGGAAGAAGAAGCGGTTTTCTTCTCGGCACCTACCCCATTTGATCATACGACGGAGCGGGAGCTACTCGCTTATGCCGTCGGAGCTGCTTTATATTGTCCGGCTACCCGCCAAACGATTTCCGAAGACATTTTAAACCGCAAGCATGAAGGTTTGACGACGATGGTCATTGATCTGGAGGATGCGGTTGGCGACCAATTGGTGGAAATGGCGGAGGACTCTTTGCTGCAGCAAATTTTCCGGTTATCCTCTTTTTTGAAAATTGGATCGTTATCACGTGAGCATCTTCCTCTCCTATTCATTCGCATTCGCAGCGCGCAGCAGCTCGCCCGCATGATCGAACGGCTGGAAGAAAAGATAAGCCTCATTACCGGCTTTATTTTTCCTAAATTTACAGCAGCAAATGGCGAGGCTTATTTTAGCCAGATTGCGGCTTTTAACTGTCAGCAGAGCGAGGGGTCACCCGTGCTTTATGGGCTTCCTATATTAGAGACTCCTGCTATTATTTATCGCGAGTCTCGCATGGAGGAATTGCTGGCGATTAAGCAGCTTCTGGATCGTTATAAGCGTTATGTACTCAACGTCCGTATTGGAGCGACAGACTTCTCCAGCTTGTTTGGGCTGCGTCGCAGCAAAACGATGACGATATACGATATTTTGCCTGTTCGCGATTGTATGGCGGATATTATAAATGTATTTGGCCGAGTAGACTCCTCTTATGTCATCTCGGGACCGGTATGGGAATATTTTTCAAGCAGCAAGCAGGCTCCTGTTCCCTCGTTGTTTCCTTTGCAGCCGGAGCAGTCGTCAGGTAGAGGCGAGCGCTGGCCACTCCGGCAGTCAGCGGCACCCGAAACGGATGGTTTACTGCGTGAGGTCATGATGGACAAGGAAAACGGCATTATTGGCAAAACCATTATTCACCCGTCGCATATTCGTCCGGTGCAATCCCTCTATGCCGTTACTTATGAGGAATACATGGATGCTCAAAGCATTATAGCTAGCCAAAATGGCTATATTGGTGTACTTAAGAGCGATTATGCCAATAAGATGAATGAAGTAAAACCCCATATGAATTGGGCTAATCGAGTTATTGCAAGATCAAAAATATACGGGGTGCTGCATGAAGAACAACATTTTATCGCCTTACTCGCAAGCCAAGAGCAAGCATACGTATAA
- a CDS encoding ATP-grasp domain-containing protein — MSNVTKVWFNRWFSVAYHYMNAIRNNSDGAAFELYGTHADPKHMSLQACDVAEIEPSVQGEAYVDFCIEFCLRHKIDVFVPRLNMLDIVKSIKRFDEIGVKVVVCQDEELLGKLMVKDLFYESVSESGIMVIPDYHVVSTAELFKAAYDELASKGHRVCFKPTDGEGGQGFRIIDNERDKLADLFGSVSRALSFEEVYRTLSTVPQFGDLMVMELLDGFEYSIDCLAAPNGELLAAVPRRKAGGRLRLLDNVPELLEIAQRVSETYKIPYNYNIQMKYKNGVPKLLEINPRMSGGLHVSCLSGINFPYLAVKLALGGTVGKLTPEYGVLASHVEQPMRMRAFE; from the coding sequence ATGAGCAACGTAACAAAAGTATGGTTCAACCGCTGGTTTTCGGTCGCTTATCATTATATGAATGCGATTCGCAACAATAGCGATGGTGCAGCCTTTGAGCTGTATGGCACACATGCCGATCCGAAGCATATGTCGCTGCAAGCTTGCGATGTGGCGGAGATTGAGCCGTCTGTCCAAGGCGAGGCTTACGTTGATTTTTGCATTGAATTCTGTTTGAGGCACAAAATAGATGTGTTCGTCCCAAGGCTGAATATGCTGGATATTGTGAAGAGCATCAAGCGTTTTGATGAAATAGGCGTGAAAGTCGTCGTTTGTCAAGATGAGGAGCTGCTTGGCAAGCTGATGGTCAAGGATCTGTTTTATGAATCGGTGAGCGAAAGCGGCATTATGGTCATTCCCGATTATCATGTCGTTTCAACGGCAGAGCTGTTTAAGGCTGCCTATGACGAATTGGCTTCAAAAGGGCATCGCGTTTGCTTTAAGCCAACGGATGGCGAAGGCGGACAAGGCTTTCGCATCATTGACAATGAGCGCGACAAGCTGGCGGATTTGTTCGGCTCGGTTTCACGCGCGCTGTCGTTTGAAGAGGTGTACCGTACTTTGTCGACTGTCCCGCAGTTTGGCGATTTAATGGTCATGGAGCTGCTTGACGGGTTTGAATATAGCATTGATTGTTTGGCTGCGCCTAACGGAGAACTGCTTGCCGCAGTTCCGCGCCGCAAAGCCGGAGGTCGTCTGCGCCTATTGGACAATGTGCCGGAATTGCTGGAAATTGCCCAGAGGGTTTCAGAAACGTACAAAATCCCTTACAATTATAATATACAAATGAAATACAAAAATGGAGTGCCCAAGCTTCTGGAGATTAATCCGCGGATGTCTGGCGGTCTCCATGTCTCCTGTCTGAGCGGCATCAACTTTCCTTATCTGGCAGTCAAGCTAGCGCTAGGTGGAACGGTAGGCAAGCTGACGCCTGAATATGGCGTGCTTGCCAGTCATGTTGAGCAGCCCATGCGAATGAGAGCATTCGAATAG
- a CDS encoding TerD family protein yields MTVALVKGQKADVTKSNPGLTRITVALGWSAPSSFEIDTSAFLLAAGGKVRSDNDLLFYGNPSNAFLSYVESPGGNDRKQFKIDLSRTDTAIEKIAITLTIYDGDKRNQQFSGVAGLYIRFLNESTGQEIIRYDLRDPFTVENAIVIGELYRYNQEWKFNAIGAGYSGGLKDLCGSYGIEVKDEPKAPAAPTPPPAPPVPPASQTSSAPRNPLIPPAPPKPQETQGSRIVIPPRPGSTPTPPSAPVNSQQSTSEAPKINFSKIELKKKGDVINLTKQNGGLGEILVNLNWNQKAGGGLFKRTGIDLDLACLYELKDGSKGVIQALGNSFGSLNRAPYVMLDGDDRTGSVTTGENIRINGEKIKEIKRLLIFTFIYKGVTRWSEADGVVTLSQKGGPDIVVKLDEYDNGQAMCAIAMITNVNNETFSIERIVRYFEGHRKLDSAFDWGLSWVAGSK; encoded by the coding sequence ATGACGGTAGCGCTCGTAAAGGGGCAGAAAGCTGATGTAACCAAGTCTAATCCGGGTTTAACCCGGATTACGGTTGCCCTGGGATGGTCAGCCCCTTCCTCCTTTGAAATTGATACTTCCGCGTTTTTGCTAGCTGCAGGCGGGAAGGTGCGAAGCGACAATGATTTGCTTTTTTACGGCAATCCATCGAATGCTTTTTTATCATATGTCGAATCGCCGGGCGGCAACGATCGCAAGCAGTTCAAGATTGATCTTTCCCGTACAGACACTGCGATTGAGAAAATCGCAATAACGCTTACGATTTACGATGGCGACAAACGGAATCAGCAGTTTAGCGGAGTAGCCGGCCTATACATACGTTTCCTGAATGAAAGCACGGGTCAGGAGATTATTCGTTATGACCTGCGTGATCCGTTTACGGTGGAAAATGCAATTGTCATCGGTGAGCTATACAGGTACAATCAGGAGTGGAAATTTAATGCGATAGGGGCCGGTTATTCCGGCGGACTGAAAGACCTATGCGGAAGCTATGGCATTGAGGTAAAGGATGAGCCCAAAGCTCCTGCAGCGCCAACTCCTCCTCCTGCGCCGCCAGTACCGCCTGCATCGCAGACGTCTTCTGCACCGCGGAATCCACTGATCCCGCCAGCACCTCCTAAACCACAGGAGACGCAAGGCTCGCGCATCGTCATTCCACCAAGACCTGGCTCTACACCTACACCACCATCTGCACCTGTAAATTCGCAGCAGTCGACTTCAGAAGCGCCGAAGATCAATTTTTCCAAAATTGAGCTGAAAAAGAAAGGCGACGTCATTAATTTGACGAAGCAAAACGGCGGTTTGGGCGAAATTTTGGTTAACCTTAATTGGAACCAAAAAGCAGGCGGCGGATTGTTCAAACGTACGGGTATTGATCTTGACCTTGCTTGCCTTTATGAGTTGAAGGATGGCAGCAAAGGCGTAATTCAGGCGCTTGGCAACAGCTTCGGTTCCTTGAACAGGGCGCCGTACGTCATGCTTGATGGTGATGATCGGACAGGCTCCGTAACGACGGGCGAAAATATCCGGATAAACGGAGAGAAAATTAAAGAAATCAAGCGACTGCTCATTTTTACCTTTATTTACAAAGGGGTAACGCGCTGGTCTGAGGCTGACGGGGTCGTTACGCTAAGCCAGAAGGGCGGCCCGGATATTGTCGTAAAGCTGGATGAATACGATAATGGACAGGCCATGTGTGCAATTGCAATGATTACGAATGTGAACAATGAAACGTTCAGCATTGAACGAATTGTTCGGTACTTTGAAGGACATCGGAAGCTTGATAGCGCATTCGATTGGGGTCTCAGCTGGGTTGCAGGAAGCAAATAA
- a CDS encoding HAD family hydrolase, with amino-acid sequence MIFASDLDQTLIYSTRSMGLVNAEGSGVVMPAETKDGQVLSYFLTDMLPLLQAIAQEVHFIPVTTRTIEQYKRIELFRDHIAPTYAITSNGGNILVNGVQDEAWSLHIQKLIAASAAPAAEIKAIFDEVATSDWIHGARYCDELFYAYVIDRERMPTEQVSRAVERITALGWKVSVQGRKIYLVPNEVSKSAALLHLKQQLGATVVAASGDSLLDQCLLDAASHAIAPRHGELYRQEQREPGNRAYTFTTNSGIMASQQILDFVSTVMAELKTAAAFERKANV; translated from the coding sequence ATGATTTTCGCCAGTGATCTTGATCAGACGCTCATTTATTCCACGAGATCAATGGGGCTGGTAAATGCGGAGGGCTCGGGTGTTGTAATGCCTGCAGAAACGAAGGATGGTCAAGTGCTGTCGTATTTTTTGACGGATATGCTTCCGCTGCTGCAAGCTATTGCGCAGGAGGTTCATTTTATACCGGTGACGACCCGGACGATAGAGCAGTACAAGCGAATTGAGCTGTTTCGAGACCATATAGCGCCAACGTATGCGATCACTAGCAATGGCGGCAATATTTTAGTAAATGGGGTGCAGGACGAAGCATGGAGCTTGCATATTCAGAAGCTCATTGCGGCTAGCGCAGCTCCGGCGGCGGAAATAAAAGCGATTTTTGATGAGGTGGCCACCAGCGATTGGATTCATGGGGCGCGTTATTGCGACGAGCTTTTTTACGCCTACGTTATTGATCGTGAGCGGATGCCGACAGAGCAGGTGAGTCGTGCTGTGGAACGAATTACAGCGCTGGGCTGGAAAGTGTCCGTTCAAGGACGCAAAATTTATCTCGTGCCGAACGAGGTGAGCAAAAGCGCGGCGCTCTTGCATTTGAAGCAGCAGCTTGGAGCGACGGTCGTTGCGGCCTCCGGCGATTCCTTGCTCGACCAGTGTCTGCTTGATGCGGCAAGTCATGCCATTGCGCCAAGACATGGCGAGCTATATCGTCAGGAGCAGCGTGAGCCAGGAAATAGGGCTTACACCTTTACAACGAATTCGGGCATTATGGCTTCGCAGCAAATTTTGGACTTTGTATCGACCGTCATGGCTGAGCTTAAGACAGCAGCGGCATTCGAAAGGAAGGCAAACGTATGA
- a CDS encoding cysteine protease StiP family protein yields MSRSLLEQRLQKPIGAPKPLGSYKPSDVVFLLKDLSDVQLERGTEDREEAIQSGVHYSEMLPVEYQPTPEYIKLFHQTLTESAQRVALAAGIVAEQVIKRSGKHTVLVSLARAGTPIGILMKRYIEETFGLDVPHYSISIIRGKGIDENALLYILQQHGPEAKLQFVDGWTGKGAITQVLLEACRTFKQKYGIELDAELAVLADPACSTSIFGTREDFLIPSACLNSTVSGLMSRTVLRADIIGPDDFHGAKFYKEWVKEDLSNHFIDTISAYFSKIAQQAKQEAVKLMDEKALATWQGLKDIKAIQKLYGIEDINLVKPGVGETTRVLLRRVPWKILVDRLDNPGLQHILLLASDRGVPVEVFPELTYSCCGIIKPKNKKAESAASAEEEAV; encoded by the coding sequence ATGAGCAGAAGCTTGCTTGAACAACGGTTGCAAAAACCAATCGGAGCTCCGAAGCCGCTTGGCAGTTATAAGCCTTCCGACGTCGTTTTTCTATTGAAGGATTTGAGCGATGTGCAGTTGGAGCGGGGGACGGAGGATCGCGAGGAAGCGATTCAATCCGGCGTGCATTATTCAGAAATGCTGCCTGTCGAATATCAGCCAACACCAGAATACATTAAGTTGTTTCACCAGACCTTGACGGAGTCTGCGCAGCGGGTTGCACTTGCTGCGGGCATCGTAGCCGAGCAGGTAATCAAACGCAGCGGCAAGCATACGGTACTTGTTTCTTTAGCGCGAGCGGGCACGCCTATTGGCATTCTTATGAAGCGCTACATAGAAGAGACGTTTGGGCTCGATGTGCCCCATTACAGCATCTCTATTATCCGCGGCAAGGGCATTGATGAAAATGCGCTGCTCTACATTTTGCAGCAGCATGGCCCCGAAGCGAAGCTTCAATTCGTCGATGGTTGGACGGGCAAAGGGGCGATTACCCAGGTTCTGCTTGAAGCCTGTCGAACCTTTAAGCAGAAGTATGGAATCGAGCTGGATGCGGAGCTGGCGGTACTGGCCGATCCTGCATGCAGTACAAGTATATTCGGTACACGCGAGGATTTCCTCATTCCGAGTGCCTGCCTTAATTCTACCGTGTCCGGTCTGATGAGCCGCACGGTGTTGAGGGCCGATATTATTGGCCCGGATGATTTTCACGGAGCGAAGTTTTATAAGGAATGGGTGAAGGAAGACCTATCGAATCATTTTATTGATACGATATCCGCTTATTTTAGCAAAATAGCGCAGCAGGCGAAGCAGGAAGCTGTAAAGCTGATGGATGAGAAGGCATTAGCCACTTGGCAGGGACTGAAGGATATTAAGGCCATTCAGAAGCTTTACGGCATCGAGGATATTAACTTAGTGAAGCCGGGCGTAGGGGAGACGACACGGGTGCTGCTGCGGCGCGTGCCTTGGAAAATTCTCGTTGACCGTCTGGATAATCCGGGGCTCCAGCATATTTTACTTCTCGCAAGCGATCGCGGCGTTCCGGTGGAAGTGTTTCCCGAGCTGACTTATTCCTGCTGCGGCATTATTAAACCGAAAAATAAGAAGGCGGAGAGTGCAGCTTCCGCCGAGGAGGAAGCTGTATGA